A section of the Castanea sativa cultivar Marrone di Chiusa Pesio chromosome 12, ASM4071231v1 genome encodes:
- the LOC142620882 gene encoding RNA polymerase sigma factor sigA isoform X2 has product MMATAAVIGLSAGKRLLSSSYYYSDLTDKLSYVNDHALAHNQITSTKKVISSKRSSNYSPSFTSSNQQTQSIKAVKEHVDITSSPSTEEPWFQRPTSLEEESSDLNYSVEALLLLQKSMLEKQWNLSFERTVLTDSPRGRILKKIPVTCSGVSARQRRITTRKKNLNKKGYMMQPCTNKQMRSMISPELLQNRSKGYVNGVLSEYSLTHSDVVCLSKKIKTGISLEEHKLRLKERLGCEPSDDQLATVLRIPRAELQSKLIECTLAREKLAMGNIRLVMSIAQRYDNMGAEMADLVQGGLIGLLRGIEKFDSSKGCKISTYVYWWIRQGVSRALVENSRTLRLPTHLHERLGLIRNAKIRLQEKGITPSIDRIAECLNMSKKKVMNATEAINKVFSLDREVFPSLNGLPGETHHSYIADNCLENNPWHGVDEWALKDEVNKLINTTLGEREREIIRLYHGLDNECLTWEDISKRFVPRKSQASWACCTRKIKTRCKDEEDGGYASEILICCISSKTP; this is encoded by the exons ATGATGGCCACAGCAGCAGTCATCGGGCTTAGTGCGGGGAAGAGGCTTTTGAGTTCCTCCTACTATTACTCTGATCTCACAGACAAGCTCTCATATGTTAATGATCATGCACTAGCTCACAATCAAATCACTTCAACTAAGAAAGTGATAAGTTCCAAAAGGTCATCTAATTATAGCCCCAGTTTTACATCATCTAATCAGCAAACACAGTCTATCAAGGCTGTCAAAGAACATGTGGATATTACCTCTTCTCCTTCCACTGAAGAGCCATGGTTTCAGAGACCCACCAGCCTTGAGGAGGAAAGTTCTGATCTCAATTATTCAGTGGAGGCACTTCTTTTGTTGCAAAAGTCTATGCTGGAAAAGCAATGGAATCTTTCTTTTGAGAGGACAGTACTAACTGACTCACCAAGAGGAAGAATTCTCAAGAAAATACCCGTCACTTGTTCTGGGGTATCTGCTCGGCAAAGGAGAATTACAACAAGGAAGAAAAATCTGAACAAAAAAGGTTATATGATGCAACCTTGTACAAATAAGCAGATGAGATCCATGATCAGTCCAGAGCTGCTTCAGAATCGTTCAAAGGGTTATGTCAACGGTGTATTAAGCGAATATTCACTCACTCATTCAGATGTTGTATGCCtgtcaaagaaaattaaaactgGTATCTCCTTAGAGGAGCACAAATTGAG GCTAAAGGAGAGGTTAGGATGTGAGCCTTCTGATGACCAACTTGCAACTGTATTGAGGATTCCTCGTGCTGAGTTACAGTCAAAACTGATTGAGTGTACTTTAGCAAGAGAGAAGCTGGCAATGGGTAACATTCGTCTGGTCATGTCTATTGCTCAAAGATATGATAACATGGGTGCTGAAATGGCTGACCTGGTTCAG gGTGGTTTGATTGGACTACTGCGTGGAATTGAGAAATTTGATTCTTCAAAAGGGTGCAAAATATCAACTTATGTCTATTGGTGGATACGTCAG GGTGTTTCACGAGCATTAGTTGAGAATTCTAGAACCTTGAGATTGCCTACTCATTTGCATGAAAGGTTGGGTTTAATCCGGAATGCAAAAATTAGACTTCAAGAGAAAGGAATAACTCCTTCAATTGAT AGAATTGCCGAATGCCTGAACATGTCTAAAAAGAAAGTTATGAATGCTACAGAG GCAATCAATAAGGTCTTCTCTCTTGATAGGGAAGTATTTCCATCTTTGAACGGACTTCCAGGAGAAACTCATCATAGT TACATTGCAGATAATTGCCTTGAGAACAACCCATGGCATGGAGTAGATGAGTGGGCGCTGAAg GATGAAGTAAACAAGCTCATCAATACGACCCTTGGAGAACGGGAAAGGGAGATTATACGTCTTTATCATGGTCTGGATAATGAATGTCTTACCTGGGAGGATATTAGTAAACG GTTTGTCCCGAGAAAGAGTCAGGCAAGTTGGGCTTGTTGCactagaaaaattaaaacacgCTGCAAGGATGAGGAAGATGGAGGCTATGCTAGTGAAATACTAATTTGCTGCATTTCATCAAAGACCCCATGA
- the LOC142620882 gene encoding RNA polymerase sigma factor sigA isoform X1 — MMATAAVIGLSAGKRLLSSSYYYSDLTDKLSYVNDHALAHNQITSTKKVISSKRSSNYSPSFTSSNQQTQSIKAVKEHVDITSSPSTEEPWFQRPTSLEEESSDLNYSVEALLLLQKSMLEKQWNLSFERTVLTDSPRGRILKKIPVTCSGVSARQRRITTRKKNLNKKGYMMQPCTNKQMRSMISPELLQNRSKGYVNGVLSEYSLTHSDVVCLSKKIKTGISLEEHKLRLKERLGCEPSDDQLATVLRIPRAELQSKLIECTLAREKLAMGNIRLVMSIAQRYDNMGAEMADLVQGGLIGLLRGIEKFDSSKGCKISTYVYWWIRQGVSRALVENSRTLRLPTHLHERLGLIRNAKIRLQEKGITPSIDRIAECLNMSKKKVMNATEAINKVFSLDREVFPSLNGLPGETHHSYIADNCLENNPWHGVDEWALKDEVNKLINTTLGEREREIIRLYHGLDNECLTWEDISKRIGLSRERVRQVGLVALEKLKHAARMRKMEAMLVKY, encoded by the exons ATGATGGCCACAGCAGCAGTCATCGGGCTTAGTGCGGGGAAGAGGCTTTTGAGTTCCTCCTACTATTACTCTGATCTCACAGACAAGCTCTCATATGTTAATGATCATGCACTAGCTCACAATCAAATCACTTCAACTAAGAAAGTGATAAGTTCCAAAAGGTCATCTAATTATAGCCCCAGTTTTACATCATCTAATCAGCAAACACAGTCTATCAAGGCTGTCAAAGAACATGTGGATATTACCTCTTCTCCTTCCACTGAAGAGCCATGGTTTCAGAGACCCACCAGCCTTGAGGAGGAAAGTTCTGATCTCAATTATTCAGTGGAGGCACTTCTTTTGTTGCAAAAGTCTATGCTGGAAAAGCAATGGAATCTTTCTTTTGAGAGGACAGTACTAACTGACTCACCAAGAGGAAGAATTCTCAAGAAAATACCCGTCACTTGTTCTGGGGTATCTGCTCGGCAAAGGAGAATTACAACAAGGAAGAAAAATCTGAACAAAAAAGGTTATATGATGCAACCTTGTACAAATAAGCAGATGAGATCCATGATCAGTCCAGAGCTGCTTCAGAATCGTTCAAAGGGTTATGTCAACGGTGTATTAAGCGAATATTCACTCACTCATTCAGATGTTGTATGCCtgtcaaagaaaattaaaactgGTATCTCCTTAGAGGAGCACAAATTGAG GCTAAAGGAGAGGTTAGGATGTGAGCCTTCTGATGACCAACTTGCAACTGTATTGAGGATTCCTCGTGCTGAGTTACAGTCAAAACTGATTGAGTGTACTTTAGCAAGAGAGAAGCTGGCAATGGGTAACATTCGTCTGGTCATGTCTATTGCTCAAAGATATGATAACATGGGTGCTGAAATGGCTGACCTGGTTCAG gGTGGTTTGATTGGACTACTGCGTGGAATTGAGAAATTTGATTCTTCAAAAGGGTGCAAAATATCAACTTATGTCTATTGGTGGATACGTCAG GGTGTTTCACGAGCATTAGTTGAGAATTCTAGAACCTTGAGATTGCCTACTCATTTGCATGAAAGGTTGGGTTTAATCCGGAATGCAAAAATTAGACTTCAAGAGAAAGGAATAACTCCTTCAATTGAT AGAATTGCCGAATGCCTGAACATGTCTAAAAAGAAAGTTATGAATGCTACAGAG GCAATCAATAAGGTCTTCTCTCTTGATAGGGAAGTATTTCCATCTTTGAACGGACTTCCAGGAGAAACTCATCATAGT TACATTGCAGATAATTGCCTTGAGAACAACCCATGGCATGGAGTAGATGAGTGGGCGCTGAAg GATGAAGTAAACAAGCTCATCAATACGACCCTTGGAGAACGGGAAAGGGAGATTATACGTCTTTATCATGGTCTGGATAATGAATGTCTTACCTGGGAGGATATTAGTAAACG CATAGGTTTGTCCCGAGAAAGAGTCAGGCAAGTTGGGCTTGTTGCactagaaaaattaaaacacgCTGCAAGGATGAGGAAGATGGAGGCTATGCTAGTGAAATACTAA